Genomic segment of candidate division WOR-3 bacterium:
GGACGACGAAGCAATCACAAAGCGCAAATACAAAAATTCAAAACTTGCTGTTTATGTCATTATAATTTTGAAATTTGAATTTGTTTAGTATTTAGATATTAGAATTTGGTATTTGGCATTCCGTGGTGATTCCCTCGTGGCAGGATGGTTAGTGCGTTATGGCTGGACTAAACGAATGATTGGGGTTAATTGCTTATAATAGGAATGCCGAGAGGGGGAGTTGAACCCCCACGCGCCTTTCAGCACTGCGGATTTTGAGTCCGCCGCGTCTCCCAGTTCCGCCATCTCGGCTTTTACTGATGACAGATAACAGTAATGAATCATCCACTATCAGTGTAGATTATACACAGATGGAAATCGAAGTCAACGAATAATCAGTCGGTCGTCATTGCGAGGAGCGTAGCGACGCGGCAATCTCCGCCGACTGGCGACGCATCGTTCCTGGCGGAAATGGGTGGGGAGGTTCCGCAGAATATCGTGATACCCTATTCTGAATCATTTCTTAACCTACGAGGTGGAGTATGGTTCTGCTGGTCCGTCGTTTCGTCTTTGTACATATCCTGCAGCAATTGCCAAGGATAGCCTATCTCAATCCAATAGAGCAAAGTCACGTAATAATGAGCATCGGGTATCTGTTCGCCAATATCTGCCATAATACCATCAAGCCTATTGACTCTCAAGAGGATTCTTGTGCCATTACAGCAGATGATTCTTATCTCTCTCTTTGTCGATTCGTACAATATGGTGATCATTTCATCAACAGGCTGTTCATCTAGGATCTTCATTTCATCAACATTTTGGAAGATCAGCTTCGTTCTTACCACCGGTGCAGAAAGTACTTGGTATATAAGGAAATCACGTTTTTTCTTGGCTTCTTTATATAGAACCCGCCAAAACTCTACAGAAAAGGTCTTGCCCCGTTCATCGTAAGAGATATCGGCTATGGCGAAATGCTGATCATGATAGTATTCTGCTGCTTCTTCTAGGCTCTCGCGCGAATCTATATGAAATTCCCAACCGGATTGCATGTTATCTCCTTCTTTCTTTATACCGTAGTCCGAGATACAAAGAAGCTGCGGAACCTATCACTAAGTTGATGATATACAATATTACAACTTCATTGGCTGTCGTACCTTTCACGAGTGCGGCGGTCATGGCTGGTATGGGATACAATGGGATGCTAAGCAACGCATAGGCATACTTTTTTCTGAACAAGGAAGCAATATTGAGATACACTGCAAGTTGTAGTATCAAAGACAAGAACACGAAGAACATTATCTTCATGGCGGGAGATAGGATGATACTGAAGGCATAAAAGGTAAGCAGGAGTGTGAAAACAAGGATATTTGCTCCTACGAGGATGCCAGCAACTGGTGCAATTCTCCAATCTGATCGCATGTTAGTCACCTCAGTAAGACTACTGGTATGGATTGTACACCATTCGGCGATTGGATGTGAAGAAAGTACACCCCTGATGATATGCGACTGCCGTGATTGTCCGTGCCGTCCCAGACTGCTGATCCTGGCTGCTCGATAGTTGATACTTGATCAAAAGCCTTAACCAGACGTCCTGAAGAGTCGAATATTTCCATACTGACTACTCTCGGCACCGAGTGTCGTACGGTCGTTGTGTGTCTGAAAGGATTGGGCGTAACACTGAACGCTGTCGTTTCGTAGTGGGTTTCGGGCAATTCCTCTATACCAGTTTCGTTCTCCCCACGCTTGTAGAAGATTTTGGCTACCGTGTCTATTCTGCCATCGATCCATACAACGTGCAGCCGATTGTTATTGTCCACGGCAATCCGAGCCTCTATCGACCAAAAGGTATGCGGCGGAAAAACGATATCCAGAGGCGGTATAACTACATTACCTAACGTATCCATCTTCGTATACACTATCCAGGCAAATTCTCTGGATCTGTTTTCATCCCACACGGTATGCAAGTATTGATCTGAATCAATCGCCACATGACACTGCCAACTACTGTAATATGGAACACTGACGCACACAGGATTAACCATGATGTTCCCGCTGTTATTAAGTTTTGTGTAATAGATGCTATTTCCAGATCCTGCGGG
This window contains:
- a CDS encoding DUF2948 family protein, whose protein sequence is MQSGWEFHIDSRESLEEAAEYYHDQHFAIADISYDERGKTFSVEFWRVLYKEAKKKRDFLIYQVLSAPVVRTKLIFQNVDEMKILDEQPVDEMITILYESTKREIRIICCNGTRILLRVNRLDGIMADIGEQIPDAHYYVTLLYWIEIGYPWQLLQDMYKDETTDQQNHTPPRRLRNDSE